Proteins found in one Thermaerobacter subterraneus DSM 13965 genomic segment:
- a CDS encoding TetR/AcrR family transcriptional regulator has translation MAQGKILAPQQETILQQAASLFARQGYPATTMRDLAAALGVTPAALYYHFSNKDQLLLEVMLHGIQVVHRRVEAAMAAARPGVAERVWAGLRTHLLACLEHQDFVAVILQESRYLSPEAAGQVVAARDAYEALWARTLEEGAAAGLFQADVDLRLLRLFGFGAMNWVTVWYRPDGPQSPEAIADAFLLYIAKGVLRPEVAGALVAQVAATAGCPPRPGSSGRKAGAAGARDGGPTAARGRP, from the coding sequence TTGGCGCAGGGAAAGATCCTCGCACCACAGCAGGAGACCATCCTCCAGCAGGCGGCCAGCCTGTTTGCCCGTCAGGGCTACCCCGCGACCACAATGCGGGATCTGGCGGCGGCGCTGGGGGTCACCCCGGCCGCCCTCTATTACCACTTCAGCAACAAGGACCAGCTGCTGCTCGAGGTGATGTTGCACGGGATCCAGGTGGTCCACCGCCGGGTGGAGGCGGCGATGGCGGCGGCCCGTCCCGGGGTGGCCGAGCGGGTCTGGGCCGGGCTGCGGACCCACCTGCTGGCATGCCTGGAGCACCAGGACTTCGTCGCCGTGATCCTGCAGGAGAGCCGCTACCTGAGCCCGGAGGCGGCCGGACAGGTGGTGGCCGCCCGGGATGCCTACGAGGCGCTGTGGGCTCGTACATTGGAGGAAGGCGCTGCGGCAGGGCTTTTCCAGGCGGACGTCGACCTGCGGCTTCTCCGCCTCTTCGGCTTCGGGGCCATGAACTGGGTCACGGTGTGGTACCGGCCGGACGGTCCCCAGAGCCCGGAGGCCATCGCCGACGCTTTCCTGCTGTACATCGCAAAGGGGGTGTTACGGCCGGAAGTGGCCGGAGCGCTCGTCGCCCAGGTGGCGGCCACGGCCGGCTGCCCGCCGCGGCCGGGTTCGTCCGGTCGCAAGGCAGGGGCGGCCGGTGCCCGTGACGGGGGCCCCACGGCCGCCAGGGGACGGCCGTAG
- a CDS encoding alcohol dehydrogenase family protein, with amino-acid sequence MKAVTYCGVGQVAIEDVPEPKIQQSGDAIVRVTRCAICGSDLHIYHGHIPGMVPGSVCGHEFTGVVEEVGPGVQAFRKGDRVVGTFHTACGHCPMCRKGAYNQCREYGVFGYGVAFGNLPGSQAEFIRVPYADVNLRAIPRELSDEKALFCGDILTTAYGAVRNAQLQPGETVAVIGCGPVGLMAIQSALAQGAARVLAIDLLRDRVELAERLGAVPIVASETNPVAQVNKLTGGLGADVVIEAVGGPKTVALAFELVRGGGRISAVGVTTAESFPFPLATSLTRDISFRIGLANIHRDIDATLALVAGGRIDPEVIISHRLPLTEAVEGYRLFDSREATKVVLIPGE; translated from the coding sequence ATGAAGGCCGTCACCTACTGCGGCGTGGGCCAGGTGGCCATCGAAGACGTCCCCGAGCCCAAGATCCAGCAGTCCGGTGACGCCATCGTCCGCGTCACCCGCTGCGCCATCTGCGGCTCGGATCTGCACATCTACCACGGTCACATCCCCGGCATGGTGCCGGGGTCCGTCTGCGGCCACGAGTTCACCGGCGTGGTGGAGGAGGTGGGACCCGGCGTCCAGGCCTTCCGCAAGGGCGACCGCGTGGTGGGCACCTTCCACACCGCCTGCGGTCACTGCCCCATGTGCCGGAAAGGCGCCTACAACCAGTGCCGGGAATACGGGGTGTTCGGTTACGGGGTGGCCTTCGGCAACCTGCCCGGATCCCAGGCCGAGTTCATCCGGGTGCCTTACGCCGACGTCAACCTGCGGGCCATTCCCCGGGAGCTCAGCGACGAGAAGGCCCTCTTCTGCGGGGACATCCTCACCACCGCCTACGGCGCGGTCCGCAACGCGCAGCTGCAGCCGGGAGAGACGGTGGCGGTGATCGGCTGCGGGCCCGTGGGCCTGATGGCGATCCAGAGCGCCCTTGCCCAGGGAGCGGCGCGGGTCCTGGCCATCGACCTGCTGCGCGACCGGGTGGAACTGGCCGAGCGGCTGGGGGCGGTGCCCATCGTCGCCAGCGAGACGAACCCCGTGGCCCAGGTCAACAAGCTGACGGGAGGCCTGGGGGCCGACGTGGTGATCGAGGCGGTGGGCGGGCCGAAGACCGTCGCCCTGGCCTTCGAGCTGGTGCGGGGCGGTGGGCGCATCTCGGCGGTGGGGGTCACCACGGCCGAGAGCTTCCCCTTCCCCCTGGCCACCAGCCTGACCCGGGACATCAGCTTCCGCATCGGCCTGGCCAACATCCACCGGGACATCGACGCCACCCTGGCCCTGGTGGCAGGGGGCCGGATCGACCCTGAAGTGATCATCAGCCACCGCTTGCCTCTGACGGAGGCCGTCGAAGGCTACCGCCTCTTCGACAGCCGGGAGGCGACGAAGGTGGTGCTGATCCCCGGCGAGTGA
- a CDS encoding SCP2 sterol-binding domain-containing protein — MAYQAFSEEWAKAYKEQINANPNYREAARTWEWPLAFVLEADPSLGIEEERAIILDLYQGECRDARIGGKDDLENVPYVISADAYTWKQVMEGQLDPLAAMMRGKLKILKGDMGVLSGYVIAAKELVTSAQRVETEFPEGVA, encoded by the coding sequence GTGGCGTACCAGGCGTTCTCTGAGGAGTGGGCCAAGGCTTACAAGGAGCAGATCAACGCGAACCCCAACTATCGCGAGGCGGCCCGGACCTGGGAGTGGCCCCTGGCCTTCGTCCTGGAGGCGGACCCGTCCCTGGGCATCGAGGAGGAACGGGCCATCATCCTGGACCTCTACCAGGGCGAGTGCCGGGATGCCCGCATCGGCGGCAAGGATGACCTGGAGAACGTACCCTACGTCATCAGTGCCGACGCCTACACCTGGAAGCAGGTGATGGAAGGCCAGCTGGACCCGCTGGCGGCCATGATGCGGGGCAAGCTCAAGATCCTCAAGGGCGACATGGGGGTGCTGTCGGGCTACGTCATCGCCGCCAAAGAGCTGGTGACCTCCGCCCAGCGGGTGGAGACGGAGTTCCCCGAAGGGGTGGCATGA